Proteins from a genomic interval of Candidatus Schekmanbacteria bacterium:
- a CDS encoding cytochrome c produces MKKSFSIFLALYFAAIIGLVQITTENKAFAASGKKLFKKNCQSCHGKKGKGANAPNIQDERFKEFKRTVKKGKGSMPSFSSLKKRSIKKIWKYVTR; encoded by the coding sequence ATGAAGAAGAGTTTTTCGATTTTTCTAGCCCTTTATTTTGCTGCAATAATTGGGCTCGTTCAAATCACAACCGAAAACAAAGCCTTTGCAGCGAGCGGGAAAAAACTATTCAAAAAAAATTGTCAATCCTGCCATGGGAAAAAGGGGAAAGGTGCAAACGCACCAAATATTCAGGATGAAAGATTTAAAGAATTCAAACGGACAGTCAAAAAAGGAAAAGGCTCAATGCCCTCATTTTCTTCTCTTAAAAAGAGAAGCATCAAAAAGATATGGAAGTATGTAACAAGATAA
- a CDS encoding U32 family peptidase: MANFKPELLAPGGSIEKIETALHYGADAVYAGVKGFSLRAISELDESGIEKALSFVKDKGKKLYLCLNLFARNEDIKELEKFIHFLKKYSPDAFIVTDPGVIGFINEKLPHIPIHLSTQTNTTNSASIKFWKKHSNIKRVTLARELTLDEIKAIRKDISDVELELFIHGALCLSYSGRCYLSEYLNKRSANRGDCTQPCRWRYSIVEETRKGMYFPIEEDSKGTLIMNYRDLCLAKRIPELTKIGIDSFKIEGRNKSSYYLASVVRVYRDIIDTFLKEGENFSFRQEWLDELKKISHRGYTEGFISVEDDDSFFYEDNYIQDYIPVGIVKSVVKSFANCKVVNVEIKNQIKIGDIVECLLPGFKTFRFELKEMMIDSNDRLEKAHPGMNIDIKVPNIDIKPGDFLRKKAGN, translated from the coding sequence ATGGCAAACTTTAAACCTGAATTGCTTGCACCAGGAGGTAGTATCGAGAAAATTGAAACAGCCCTTCATTATGGTGCCGATGCAGTTTATGCCGGAGTAAAAGGATTTAGTTTGCGGGCTATTTCGGAACTCGATGAATCAGGAATAGAAAAAGCTCTTTCATTTGTGAAGGATAAAGGCAAAAAACTTTATCTTTGTTTAAACCTTTTTGCTCGCAATGAAGACATAAAAGAGCTCGAAAAGTTTATACACTTTTTAAAGAAATATTCACCTGATGCATTTATTGTAACTGATCCGGGAGTAATCGGTTTTATTAATGAAAAACTACCACATATTCCTATTCATTTAAGCACGCAGACAAATACAACCAACAGTGCATCCATCAAGTTTTGGAAAAAACACAGCAATATAAAAAGAGTCACGCTTGCAAGAGAATTGACACTTGATGAGATAAAAGCAATTAGAAAAGATATTTCCGATGTTGAGCTCGAACTGTTTATTCATGGTGCTTTGTGTCTTTCTTATTCAGGGCGATGTTATTTGAGCGAATATCTTAACAAAAGAAGCGCTAACAGAGGAGATTGTACTCAACCATGTAGGTGGAGATATAGTATTGTGGAAGAGACAAGAAAAGGGATGTATTTTCCTATAGAGGAAGATAGCAAGGGCACTCTAATAATGAATTATAGAGACCTATGTCTTGCCAAAAGAATCCCAGAATTGACAAAGATAGGAATTGATTCTTTCAAGATTGAAGGAAGAAACAAAAGCTCCTATTACCTTGCCTCTGTAGTGAGGGTTTACCGTGATATTATAGATACATTTTTAAAAGAAGGAGAAAATTTTAGTTTTCGTCAGGAGTGGTTGGACGAATTGAAAAAAATAAGCCACCGAGGATACACCGAAGGGTTTATATCAGTAGAAGATGATGACAGTTTTTTTTATGAAGATAATTATATTCAGGATTATATCCCCGTAGGGATTGTAAAAAGCGTTGTAAAGTCCTTTGCTAATTGCAAAGTTGTTAATGTTGAAATAAAAAATCAAATAAAAATAGGAGATATTGTTGAGTGTCTTTTACCCGGATTCAAAACATTTAGATTTGAACTAAAAGAAATGATGATTGATAGCAATGATAGATTGGAAAAAGCACATCCGGGGATGAATATAGATATTAAGGTCCCGAATATTGATATTAAACCGGGAGATTTTCTTAGAAAAAAGGCAGGCAATTAG
- the mltG gene encoding endolytic transglycosylase MltG, which produces MKSFFKAILIITLIVFIWVFRIYTVFKKTPCSSGQRTVVLNIKDNMPMDKIAKRLKKKGLISSAFLFKVMTILEGNETKLKSGEYELRRNMSPEEIMNILKSGEEKKYYITFPEGIRLEEIAEKLEKKHLVKKDEFLSLARNRDFIKSLGIDAISLEGYLFPDTYAFTKRSGARYILRTMVRELKKRITPDDEAKMKSMGMNLHQILTIASMIEKETYLDEEKPIIAAVFYNRLKKGMLLQCDPTVIYAKKKFNSRLYRKDLNYDSPYNTYRYSGLPPGPICNPGEKSIRAALNPADVDYLYFVVAGEGRHKFSKTYSEHLNAVNEYKLSQKQKSNGKL; this is translated from the coding sequence ATGAAAAGTTTTTTTAAAGCCATATTGATAATCACTTTGATTGTTTTCATATGGGTATTTAGAATTTATACAGTTTTCAAAAAAACACCTTGCTCGTCAGGACAAAGGACAGTTGTCCTCAATATTAAAGATAATATGCCAATGGATAAGATTGCCAAGAGGTTGAAGAAGAAGGGTTTGATTTCGAGCGCTTTTCTCTTCAAGGTTATGACAATCCTCGAGGGAAATGAAACAAAGCTTAAATCGGGCGAGTACGAGTTGAGGCGCAATATGAGTCCTGAGGAGATAATGAATATTTTGAAAAGCGGGGAGGAAAAGAAGTATTATATAACCTTTCCTGAAGGTATAAGACTTGAAGAGATAGCTGAGAAACTTGAAAAGAAACATCTTGTAAAAAAGGATGAATTCCTTTCTCTTGCGCGAAACAGAGATTTCATAAAATCATTGGGGATCGATGCAATCTCTCTTGAAGGCTACCTTTTCCCGGATACATATGCATTTACAAAAAGGTCAGGCGCGAGGTATATTTTACGGACTATGGTCAGAGAGCTAAAGAAAAGAATAACACCTGATGATGAAGCAAAGATGAAGTCTATGGGAATGAATCTACATCAAATCTTGACTATTGCCTCGATGATCGAAAAAGAAACTTATCTTGACGAAGAAAAACCAATAATTGCTGCAGTTTTTTATAATCGCCTCAAGAAAGGAATGCTTCTCCAATGTGACCCCACAGTCATTTATGCTAAAAAGAAATTCAACAGCCGCCTTTACAGGAAAGATTTGAACTATGATTCTCCTTATAATACCTATCGATATTCCGGATTACCTCCGGGACCTATTTGTAATCCGGGTGAAAAATCTATTAGAGCGGCGCTTAATCCTGCTGATGTAGATTATCTTTATTTTGTAGTTGCCGGTGAGGGAAGGCATAAATTTTCTAAAACTTACAGTGAACACCTTAATGCGGTAAATGAATACAAATTAAGCCAAAAGCAGAAGTCCAATGGCAAACTTTAA
- the ruvX gene encoding Holliday junction resolvase RuvX — MRILGLDIGERRIGIALSDERGIIARGLETIMRDNDLIAVNEIYKLVEKYNVEKIVYGMPFDKDGKIGKQGEETLSFVSKLNSLKGVELVQWDERFSTKEATRALIEGNVRRKKRKALKDKVSAVIILQAYLDSIGTLGKREK, encoded by the coding sequence ATGAGAATACTTGGTTTGGACATTGGTGAAAGGCGGATTGGAATTGCTCTGAGTGATGAAAGAGGGATTATTGCGCGGGGACTTGAAACGATAATGAGGGATAATGATTTGATAGCCGTAAATGAAATATATAAACTTGTTGAGAAATATAATGTAGAGAAAATTGTTTATGGAATGCCCTTTGATAAAGATGGTAAAATAGGAAAACAAGGGGAAGAAACTCTTTCTTTCGTGTCAAAGCTAAATTCTTTAAAAGGTGTTGAATTAGTACAATGGGATGAAAGATTTTCGACAAAAGAAGCTACCAGAGCGCTTATTGAAGGAAATGTAAGAAGGAAAAAAAGGAAAGCTCTCAAGGACAAGGTTTCTGCTGTAATAATTCTTCAAGCATATCTTGATTCTATTGGAACACTCGGAAAAAGGGAAAAATGA
- a CDS encoding metallophosphoesterase, with amino-acid sequence MKIGIVADSHDNITVIENCVKVFKEENIDILLHAGDIVAPFALKAFFSLNKKIVAVFGNNDGEKLGLRTTLENKGEIHNEPYVGKLDKIRFMLTHRAEIALPAMESNLYDLVIFGHTHLLKIEKKSDRYLINPGELCGWVSGKKTAVIYDTIKKEAKIINL; translated from the coding sequence ATGAAAATTGGGATCGTTGCTGATTCACACGACAATATAACAGTCATTGAAAATTGTGTAAAAGTCTTTAAAGAAGAAAATATCGATATTTTGCTTCATGCAGGCGATATCGTTGCACCCTTTGCTCTCAAAGCATTTTTTTCATTAAACAAAAAGATTGTAGCCGTTTTTGGAAATAACGATGGTGAAAAACTTGGATTAAGAACGACATTGGAAAATAAAGGTGAAATACACAATGAGCCATATGTAGGCAAGTTGGATAAAATTAGATTTATGCTTACTCATAGAGCTGAAATAGCATTGCCTGCAATGGAATCAAATCTTTATGACTTGGTAATCTTCGGACATACGCATCTTCTCAAAATAGAAAAAAAATCTGATAGATACCTTATCAATCCCGGAGAGTTATGCGGTTGGGTTTCTGGAAAGAAAACAGCTGTTATATATGACACAATTAAGAAAGAAGCCAAAATCATTAATTTATAA
- a CDS encoding phosphoribosylanthranilate isomerase, which produces MKIKICGITNKEDALYCAEKGVDALGFIFYEKSKRSISPQRAYEIIASLPPFVNAVGVFVNESIEKVKEIARYCNLDYLQFHGNESPRYLEAFEEFKVIKVIRVKDEGSIKVMENYSNVSVFLVDTYDENLLGGTGKTFNWDLALKAKEYGKIILSGGLNPDNVADAINSVNPYAVDVASGVESIPGKKDFDKVEKYIYEAKKAFLNQY; this is translated from the coding sequence ATGAAGATAAAAATATGTGGAATAACTAATAAAGAAGATGCTCTTTACTGTGCGGAAAAAGGTGTAGATGCCTTAGGTTTTATTTTTTATGAGAAGAGTAAACGATCTATTTCTCCACAAAGAGCATATGAAATCATTGCTTCTCTGCCGCCCTTTGTCAATGCTGTAGGAGTGTTCGTAAATGAGTCGATAGAAAAAGTAAAGGAAATTGCAAGGTATTGTAATCTTGACTATCTGCAGTTTCATGGGAATGAAAGTCCTCGATATCTCGAAGCATTTGAAGAATTTAAAGTGATAAAAGTGATTCGAGTAAAAGATGAGGGAAGCATTAAAGTTATGGAAAATTACTCCAATGTTTCTGTGTTTTTGGTTGATACATATGATGAAAATCTACTTGGAGGCACAGGTAAAACCTTTAATTGGGATTTAGCATTGAAGGCGAAAGAGTACGGGAAAATAATACTTTCTGGAGGACTTAATCCTGATAATGTTGCGGATGCGATAAATTCAGTCAATCCCTACGCTGTTGATGTTGCAAGCGGTGTTGAATCAATACCGGGCAAGAAAGACTTTGATAAAGTTGAAAAATATATATATGAAGCTAAGAAAGCTTTTTTGAATCAATATTGA
- a CDS encoding CBS domain-containing protein translates to MLIKEIMTTDVISVKRSTTFSELLEKFKDFHLFPMVPVIENTGKLVGIVSFRDLISIFTPVKNDIIKRMPFVEQEEADIFNVDLAPEMGKLIVVEDIMDKRFIALEEEMTIEEAFNLMKLHKKDELPVIDKEGNLKGLVGIFDIVCSVFKERGIL, encoded by the coding sequence ATGCTGATTAAAGAAATTATGACAACTGATGTCATTTCAGTGAAAAGATCGACTACCTTCAGTGAACTTCTTGAAAAGTTCAAAGACTTTCATCTCTTCCCAATGGTGCCTGTGATTGAAAATACTGGCAAACTCGTGGGAATTGTTTCATTTAGGGACTTAATCAGCATTTTTACTCCTGTAAAAAATGACATTATCAAAAGAATGCCCTTTGTTGAACAGGAAGAAGCAGATATCTTCAATGTCGACTTAGCTCCTGAAATGGGAAAACTTATCGTAGTTGAAGACATAATGGATAAAAGGTTTATAGCTTTGGAAGAAGAAATGACAATCGAAGAGGCATTCAATTTGATGAAACTTCACAAGAAAGATGAACTACCTGTTATTGATAAAGAAGGTAATTTAAAGGGCTTAGTTGGCATCTTTGATATTGTATGCAGTGTATTCAAGGAAAGAGGTATTTTATAA
- a CDS encoding cation:proton antiporter — translation MNLILGTGFIFLTSLLSARIIGKFKLPVVTAYLLLGILIGPHILKLVPVKLLSVSNIVSNIVLGIIAFGIGQNFQISTFKKIGKSVTWISVLESIGAWTLVTAAFFFIVRQPLYVSLLFGAIAAATDPVATIMVIREYRTKGVFTDTLLSVVAIDDAWGLIIFALSLAISRALYGHQIAPTYLLETLGFSLLEIFGAFILGGIAAFVLSYFSKYIKSKTELLTFTLGFVLLVIGLAIELRLSVLLANMFFGSVLVNINKSSFQFFDILNTIDSQLFLIFFVLAGANLEVGLLPKLGLLGVSYLLVRVVGKVSGAGLGGILGKSPSNVRKYIGFALVPQAGVALACALIAKNDFPEIGNMIFSTIVATTVIYELIGPICSKFALVKAGEITKE, via the coding sequence ATGAATCTTATATTGGGGACAGGTTTTATATTCCTTACATCATTATTGTCAGCAAGAATAATAGGCAAGTTTAAACTTCCTGTAGTAACAGCTTACCTTCTTCTTGGTATATTGATTGGTCCGCATATCCTTAAACTGGTCCCAGTAAAGCTATTGAGCGTATCTAATATTGTTTCAAATATCGTTCTTGGAATAATTGCCTTTGGAATTGGACAAAACTTTCAGATAAGCACATTTAAAAAAATAGGCAAATCAGTAACATGGATTTCAGTGCTTGAGTCTATTGGAGCATGGACACTCGTTACAGCGGCATTCTTTTTCATTGTTAGGCAACCGTTATATGTTTCGCTATTATTTGGTGCAATTGCGGCAGCAACAGACCCTGTTGCCACAATAATGGTAATAAGAGAATATAGGACAAAGGGGGTTTTTACAGATACGCTTTTAAGCGTTGTAGCCATAGATGATGCATGGGGGCTTATAATATTTGCCCTTTCACTTGCCATTTCTCGTGCTCTTTATGGGCATCAAATCGCTCCCACATATCTTTTGGAAACATTGGGCTTTTCTCTTCTTGAAATTTTTGGAGCTTTTATTTTAGGTGGAATTGCTGCATTCGTACTTTCTTATTTCTCCAAATATATAAAGAGCAAAACAGAACTTCTTACATTTACACTTGGATTTGTTTTACTTGTAATCGGGCTTGCAATTGAATTAAGGTTGTCTGTTTTGCTTGCTAATATGTTTTTTGGTTCAGTCCTTGTAAATATAAATAAGTCTTCTTTCCAATTTTTTGACATTCTCAATACAATCGATTCTCAACTCTTTTTAATCTTTTTTGTCCTTGCAGGGGCAAATCTTGAAGTTGGACTCTTGCCGAAGCTTGGCTTATTGGGAGTCTCTTATCTCCTTGTAAGAGTAGTGGGAAAAGTTTCCGGCGCAGGACTTGGCGGTATATTGGGAAAATCTCCTTCAAATGTTAGAAAATACATTGGATTTGCACTTGTGCCTCAAGCCGGTGTAGCCCTTGCCTGCGCTCTTATAGCAAAAAATGACTTTCCAGAGATTGGTAATATGATTTTCAGCACAATTGTTGCAACAACAGTAATTTATGAGTTGATTGGTCCAATTTGCAGTAAATTTGCCCTTGTAAAAGCCGGCGAAATCACAAAAGAATAA
- the otsB gene encoding trehalose-phosphatase → MKYLFFALDEIKRKMKKKNIFLFLDYDGTLSPIVDSPDKAILPNETKETIQKLSNLKDFGIAIISGRAINDIKKRVGIKKIIYAGNHGFEIAGIKKKPKIGGLEKFKKTLKKIKKTLNEKVGKIEGVIIECKGISLTFHYRMVNDKDVRYAKKIFKKIVNKYVDNEEVRLKGGKKVIEIRPPVDWDKGKAVLFILNAIENKFKRKFYPIYIGDDKTDEDAFKVLNKKGLCIRIGRSKKTFANYYLKNTAETVKFLERLITFKEA, encoded by the coding sequence ATGAAATATCTTTTCTTCGCTCTCGATGAAATCAAAAGAAAAATGAAAAAGAAGAACATTTTTCTCTTTTTGGACTACGATGGAACTTTATCTCCAATTGTTGATTCACCAGATAAAGCTATTCTTCCCAATGAAACAAAAGAAACCATACAGAAGCTTTCCAATCTAAAAGATTTTGGAATTGCTATAATAAGCGGCAGAGCAATAAATGATATCAAAAAAAGAGTGGGGATAAAAAAAATAATCTATGCAGGAAATCATGGATTTGAAATTGCAGGAATAAAAAAGAAGCCTAAAATAGGGGGATTAGAAAAATTTAAAAAAACTTTAAAGAAAATCAAAAAGACATTGAATGAAAAAGTCGGCAAAATCGAAGGCGTAATAATAGAATGTAAGGGAATATCCCTTACATTCCACTATAGAATGGTAAATGATAAAGATGTAAGATATGCAAAAAAAATATTCAAAAAAATCGTCAATAAATATGTTGATAATGAAGAAGTTCGTTTGAAAGGTGGCAAAAAGGTTATTGAAATAAGGCCACCTGTCGATTGGGATAAAGGCAAAGCGGTATTATTTATTTTGAACGCTATAGAAAATAAATTTAAAAGGAAATTTTATCCTATTTATATCGGCGACGATAAAACCGATGAAGATGCATTCAAGGTGTTAAATAAAAAAGGACTTTGTATCAGAATTGGAAGGTCGAAAAAAACATTTGCAAATTATTATTTAAAGAATACGGCTGAAACAGTAAAATTTCTTGAAAGATTGATAACTTTTAAAGAGGCGTAA